The DNA region ACGTTGTCCAGCATGAACTCATTCAGCGATCTTTAGCGGGCTGATCTGTTTTGCGTCCAATGAAGTTATCCATGGTCCCATAAATTCCGAAGACCTTATCCGCTAAAACGTCCCAGGCGCGCACCGGCAGGATGCCCTTGAGTACCTTTCCCAGTTGGTGTAGTCCAGGGCATGATCAAATACGGCTTGCCCACCTTGAGCGCGTGCCAGACTTTGTTGACTACGTCTTCTGGCGAGAGCAAGGGTGTGAGCAAAATGGATTTGACGCCGGCAAACATTCCGGTCGAAATATAGGTTGGGCAGACCGTGGTGACTTTGATGTTTCGGTGCCCGGTCTTTGCTAGTTCGATCCTTAAGGAGTCGCTCCAGCCGACCGCTGCCCATTTAGACGCCGCATACAAACTCATTTTGGGATTCGATACCAGTCCGGCCCCCGAGGCGATGGTTACTATGCGCTTTTGGCCAGGAGACGCCATCATCGTTGGCAAAAACGCCCTGGTGATGTGCATTGGTGCTAGAGCATTTATTCGCATGGTGAGCTCAATATCGGCGTCGTGATCGTGATCCCAAAAATATTTACCGCGCACAATGCCAGCATTATTGATCAAAACGTCGGGAGCGCCGACGTCGGAAAGCACCCGGGCTGCCGTCGTTCGAATCGCATCGAGTGAACTGACATCTACGGTGTAGACATGGACTTTTGGCCCGGAGATCTCGTTGACTGCTTTGGCTAGCAATTCGCCATTGATATCCCACAAAATCACATCACTGGCACCATCTTGCGCAGCAAGATCCGCGTAGAGCCGCCCCATTCCCATGGCCGCGCCGGTGATGAGCAACGTCTTTCCGCGTACATTGATAGTCTCCATGCTTCGTTCCTCCCCCATTGCAGCAATCAAGTGGTCGAAGAGTTCTGCGACCGCCGCTCTCACCTGTACAGTGTTACATATGGAGTCACAAAGTACCATCGCTTCATTTGAGAAGAACTCGGCGACTGTGGAGCGACTGCCCGACGCGACGAAGGACGCGGTGATCGATCATGGGGTTCGGCTAACCACGGTCCAAGACATTTTCGACGCGCGCTGGCGTCTCTACGAATGACTTTTTACCGGCACTTCGGCTCGGTGCCTGAGGCCGTGCGGTTGGCACTGACTCGCGAATTTGAACAGGTAGTGACTACCGTATCGAGCCTCACTGCCGCCGGAAATGCGCGAGAACGCCTGGTGCAATTCGCAGTGGCTGGCGTTCGGGCGTATGCGGCAGACCCCATGGTGCTGTCCATTGTGGCAAGGGACCCAGAGCTGTTGATGCCCTATTTGACGGAGCGCTTTGGTGCCAGTCAGGAGCTGATTTTGGCAGCGATGGCACCCTTGCTAGGAGCCGGAATCGAGGATCGCTCGGTAGAAGTCAGCGAGATCACCGCCACGATGGTTTTGATCTTGATGCAGGCAGTTGCAGTGCCGGCGAAAACCCTTGCGGGCCGAGGGCAGCTTGAATCGGCGCTTGAAGAACTGGCGCTAATTCTTGATGTATTTCTCGATCCTGCTAAGCGTGAGCGGGCCAGCGGCACCGGCGCGGGCTAAGGTAGGACCGTGATGGATCAGCAACGAAGTACCGTGTCGCCATTGAATATTGCCAACGTGCTCACCGCACTGCGAATTGTTCTGGTGCCTTTCTTTATCTGGTTTCTGTTGGCCGATGAGCAGCACTATTCCTGGTGGCGATGGGCTGCCGTCGTCGTGTTCTCAGTCGCAATTTACACTGACAAGCTCGACGGCGATTTGGCTCGAAAGCACAACTTAGTTACGGATTTCGGCAAGATCGCGGATCCCATTGCGGACAAACTACTTATTGGTGCTGCGCTGATCATTCTTTCTGGTCTGAACGAACTTTCCTGGTGGATCACCGTTCTTATTTTGATCCGAGAGATCGGTATTACGGTTTT from Renibacterium salmoninarum ATCC 33209 includes:
- a CDS encoding SDR family oxidoreductase, whose protein sequence is METINVRGKTLLITGAAMGMGRLYADLAAQDGASDVILWDINGELLAKAVNEISGPKVHVYTVDVSSLDAIRTTAARVLSDVGAPDVLINNAGIVRGKYFWDHDHDADIELTMRINALAPMHITRAFLPTMMASPGQKRIVTIASGAGLVSNPKMSLYAASKWAAVGWSDSLRIELAKTGHRNIKVTTVCPTYISTGMFAGVKSILLTPLLSPEDVVNKVWHALKVGKPYLIMPWTTPTGKGTQGHPAGARLGRFSG
- a CDS encoding TetR/AcrR family transcriptional regulator; translated protein: MTFYRHFGSVPEAVRLALTREFEQVVTTVSSLTAAGNARERLVQFAVAGVRAYAADPMVLSIVARDPELLMPYLTERFGASQELILAAMAPLLGAGIEDRSVEVSEITATMVLILMQAVAVPAKTLAGRGQLESALEELALILDVFLDPAKRERASGTGAG
- the pgsA gene encoding CDP-diacylglycerol--glycerol-3-phosphate 3-phosphatidyltransferase: MDQQRSTVSPLNIANVLTALRIVLVPFFIWFLLADEQHYSWWRWAAVVVFSVAIYTDKLDGDLARKHNLVTDFGKIADPIADKLLIGAALIILSGLNELSWWITVLILIREIGITVLRFVVIRYGVIPASRGGKIKTVLQTVAIFLYLLPWTPQWLWLSVIALIVMIAALLVTLVTGIDYIVQAARLRWRGMASGIQS